A segment of the Trifolium pratense cultivar HEN17-A07 linkage group LG7, ARS_RC_1.1, whole genome shotgun sequence genome:
ATGTTTCTGAGTTAAACGGCAGCAGTTCCCTTCTTGATAGTAGTGGGAAAAGAAGTTCATTTACATGGAAAGTGGAGAATTTCCTTTCTTTTAAGGAAATAATGGAAACTCGAAAAATCTTCAGTAAATTCTTTCAGGCTGGTGGATGCGAACTTCGAATTGGTATGTGTTTTATTGCACATATTTTATTTCCTGCATTGTATCCACTGGAAGTAGTGATTGCAAACTTTTGAATTGTTGTTCTCTCATTAAAAGCTTATGTTTCAATGCTCCAGGTGTGTATGAGTCATTTGATACCATATGCATTTATTTGGAGAGTGACCAGGCTGTTGGCTGCGATCCTGATAAAAACTTCTGGGTCAGATACCGAATGGCTGTTGTGAATCAAAAAAACCCAGCCAAGACTGTATGGAAAGAATCTTCTATCTGCACAAAAACTTGGAATAATTCTGTTTTGCAATTCATGAAGGTGTCTGATATGTTAGAAGCAGATGCAGGGTTTCTTTCCCGTGACACCGTTGTTTTTGTGTGTGAAATATTGGATTGCTGCCCTTGGTTTGACTTTTCAGACTTAGAGGTTAGTCCTTTCAGGAATGTCTTATACTTGTAAATGCTATTattaattgatatacatatactctctctctctctctctctctctctcactcactcactcactcacacacacacacacgcgcgcacacacacCAAATGTTCTCTGCCTtgcccttttatttttttcttatgtcCCACTGTCCATGGGATGATTTGTTCTTGGCTTTAGATATAAGAATACCTGTATATACATGGGTAATTATTTGACGACCCCGACTCTTCTGTTTCTGACATGTCACAAATTTAGCATATAAATAATATCTGGTTTTAAATCTGACTTATATTCTGTCTGGTAAGATTGGAACAAGCAAGTTAGGAAATATGGCCCCTACCTTGGAATTTCTTGTTATAGCTGATAAGATGCATGGAACAAGCTGATAAGTGACTCATTGGTTACAGAAGTTGATTAAAATTTTGCATCCCTACTTGTAAGCATATTTCTATCCCATACCCGAgccaaaaaatataattgttttccTTTTATGAAAAGGGAAAAAAACGACTATATGTTTACCTCGTATCTTCTTGTTGTGAAGTTAGAAGTTCTTGTTATGAACTTCATTACAACTGCCGGTTGTCTTTAATGCTTATCGCTCTTATTGTTAGGTTTCATGTGCCTCTAATAATTTGATCTTTAATGTACAGGTTTTTGCTTCGGAGGATGATCAGGATGCATTGACAACTGATCCCGATGAAGTGATAGACTCTGAAGACAGTGAAGGGTTAAGTGGAGATGAGGAAGATATTTTTAGAAATCTTCTTTCCAGAGCTGGATTTCATTTAACTTATGGAGATAATCCTTCACAGCCACAGGTTACTTTAAGAGAGAAACTTTTAATGGATGCTGGTGCAATTGCCGGGTTTTTGACTGGACTTCGGGTTTATCTTGATGATCCTGCAAAAGTAAAGCGCTTGCTTCTGCCTACGAAGCTCTCTGGTATTTCTGATGGGAAGAAGGCCACCAAGGCTGACGAGTCTTCCCCAAGTTTGATGAATTTGCTGATGGGAGTTAAAGTCTTACAGCAAGCAATCATTGATTTACTATTGGATATAATGGTTGAGTGCTGCCAACCTTCTGAAGTGGGTCCTGTTGTTGATTCTGTTGATGAATGCTCTAAGCTTTCTCCAGATAGCAGTGGAAACATTAGCCCACTTGAACGTGATAATGAAAATAGAGCAGTGGAGTCTGCACAAGTTCTTGTTCATGATAGATTGAATTCCGTTGTCGAAGAAAGCAGTAGTACGTCTTCTGCACAGAGTTTTGATTTAAATGGGAATGGTATTCAGGAAAAAGCTCTTCCTGGACAGCCTACTTGTCCACCAGAAACAGGTGCCACTGTTTCAGAAAATGCGTCATTTCGGTCAAAGGTACAGCTCTGCATTCATAAGATTAAACTTTTGTTAAATATACTATGGTTTTGATTCTGTGAATTTGGAATTTCAGACCAAGTGGCCAGAGCAGTCTGAGGAGCTCTTAGGTTTGATTGTAAATTCACTAAGAGCTTTGGATGGGGCCGTTCCACAAGGTTGTCCGGAGCCAAGACGGCGACCTCAGTCAGCACAGAAAATTGCTCTCGTATTGGACAAGGCTCCTAAGCATTTGCAAGCAGACCTGGTTGCTTTGGTACCCAAATTGGTTGAGCAGTCAGAACACCCACAGGCTGCACATGCACTCCTTGAGCGCCTACAACAGCCAGATGCCGAACCTGCTTTACGAATACCTGTGAGATAAACTATTATTCTTTACCCAAATGTTCttataccattttttttttttgcataattcTTATACAAATTGTTTtattgtgtgcattttatgttCAGAGAACAGTCTTCAATTTTAGATTTACGTTGGCTGCATTTACACTTCTACGAACTTGATTATGGTTGCATTGTTTTACTACTattgatgaatattttttttcttaggtttTTGGGGCGCTTAGTCAATTGGAGTGTGGTAGTGAAGTGTGGGAGCGCATTCTGTTTCAGTCATTTGCGCTTTTGACGGATTCAAATGACGAACCTCTAGTTGCAACAATAGATTTTATATTCAAAGCGGCATCTCAATGCCAACATCTCCCTGAAGCAGTAAGCTCGAAGATAATTGGAAATAGCTCCGTGCCTCTTTAATTACTTAGAATTAATTTGTCAATGCAATAGAGTTTTATACAATTTTCTAATATGTTTTGCCATGTCATTTAATGCGTTTGTCAATTGGCATATCatgttattaataatatatccAAACAACTCATTTAATGTGATTTCGACACAGGATTGGATGATAGTGTTAAAAAGTTTACATTCACAATGCATCAAAAGCAAAATATTATACTTATGTACTGTTTCCAATtccaagatagtttatgaagcatttgtaacattatttttttcccATGTATGTAGGTTAGGTCTGTTCGTGTCAGGCTGAAAAATTTAGGACTTGATGTGTCGCCTTTTGTCCTTGACTTTTTGAGCAAGACTATAAATAGTTGGGGGGATGTTGCTGAAACCATACTGAGGGACATTGATTGTGATGAGGATTATGGTGAAAGTTGTACCGCTCTGCCGTGTGGGATTTTCTTATTTGGTGAACATAGCGCTGCTGCTACTGGATTGCACATGATTGATGAGCAAGCTTTTCGTGCTAGTCGTCATTTTTCTGATATTTATATACTGTTAGAGATGTTATCTATACCTTGTCTTGCCGTTGAAGCTTCTCAAACATTCGAGAGAGCTGTAGCTCGAGGTGCAATAAGTGCTCAGTCTGTAGCTCTGGTATTGGAAAGTCTTCTTTCCCAAAGATTAAACAATAATGCCAGACCCGAAAATTTTCAACATTTAGATGGTGCAACAGAGGAAGATGCCTGTGAGCAATTGGTTCAAAGGGATGATTTTACATCAATTCTTGGTCTTGCTGAAACTTTGGCCCTCTCCAGGGACCTATGTGTGCAAGAATTTGTGAAATTGCTCTACATGATAATCTTTAGATGGTATGCTAATGAATCTTATCGGGGGAGGATGCTGAAGAGGCTTGTTGACCGCGCCACCAGCACTACTGATAATGGCCGTGGAGTAGATTTTGATTTGGATATCTTGGTTACTTTGGTCTGTGAGGAACAGGAGTATATTAGGCCTGTTTTGAGTATGATTCGTGGAGTTGCTGAACTTGCAAATGTTGATCGAGCTGCTCTGTGGCACCAGTTATGTGCTAGTGAAGATGAAATTATCCGTGTTCGTGAAGAATGCAAAACTGAAATTTCTAATATGGCTAAGGAAAAAGCTACTTTATCACAAAAGCTGAGTGAATCCGAGGCCACAAACAGTCGACTCAAGGTATTTCACATGTCTTGGTTGATAATTTATTGTGGATACCTCATATACTGGAGAATTTACTTCTGATGCATTTTATGATTCAACAGTCCGAAATGAAGGCCGAGATAGACCGGTTTTCTCGGGAAAAGAAGGAACTGACAGAACAAATTCAAGAAGTTGAGAGTCAGCTCGAATGGCATCGCTCAGAGCGGGATGATGAAATATTAAAGCTCTCTGCAGAGAAGAAAGTTCTTCATGATCGTTTGCATGATGCAGAGACACAACTTTCTCAGTTGAAGTCTCGGAAACGTGATGAATTAAAGGTATTACTACTTTTTTAAACAGAAAAAACATTTGTTCCTATATGATTGAAAAATAAGCATCCATCTATGCTGATGTTAAACACTGCATCTTATACAACTACGTGCTGCCTACAATGTTTATGTTTGCATACCCCCTATTTCGAGGTTAGGTGAGCTGGGAGGGATGTTTATGCATGACTAGCTGACTGATTTTATTACATAATTTGTTTCACTGGGTATAAAATAGTAACAGTAGAATAAAAAAGCAAGgaatgggggggggggggggggcattGTTTTGCTTGTTGGATACAAGGGCATTGTTTTGGTAGTGTGGCAAAAAGTGTTCTTCAATGCAGATTTCCATTCTTGTCCCTAGATTCTGTCCACATCATTCagattataattaaatatttgatgAGATTGCATCTCGAATAAGGAATAGTTAAACTGCAGTTTATTTTGACTTCCACAGGGGTTATGCATGTTAGGCTAAGGTTTAAAAAACCAAAGCATTTTTATGATTGTTCGCTTTCGTTTATGAATTGATAACTAGTCTGCTTGTTATGTCTTGAATGAGGCAAGGTCAATATTGATGTAATTTGTATATTTTACAGAAAATAGTCAAGGAGAAAAATGCACTTACTGAAAGATTGAAAAATGCTGAAGCTGCACGCAAGAGATTTGATGAAGAATTGAAAAGATTTGCAACAGAAAACGTATCTCGGGAAGAAATCCGGCAATCGCTTGAAGATGAAGTTCGTAGATTGACTCAAACAGTTGGACAAACCGAGGGAGAAAAGCGGGAGAAGGAGGAGCAGGTTGCTAGGTGTGAAGCATATATTGATGGCATGGAATCAAAGTTGCAGGCCTGCCAGGTTTGTCTTGACATATAGATTGTActtttcatatttattgctTTTTATATGTACTTTTCGCATCTCTTGGATTTAATCTAGCTTACTTTCTCTGCAATTTCAATGCTGTCTGCTATTCTCAAATGCTTAGTTCGATGATGAACGGGTTTTGTTGGGTGACCTTGAAATCATAATGTGTGTGCATGAGTTCAACTGGGTATCCATAATATTAGGCAGGTTTTCACTATCGATGCTGGACTGTTTCATTCTTTTGCCTAAAGTTCTCTAGCTCAAATATCGTGTGTTGGAAATCTTTATAGTAGTATTTTGTTGGATGGGTCAGAATGATGCACAATGTCTATTTCATCTTTGAACATTGATGCCATTGTACGTTGTTTTCTTGAATTTGCAAAATATTGGCTTCATGATCATACTCTGGAGGTTAATTTGGTAAGTTAATgccttgttttttcttttccagCAATATATCCACACCCTTGAGGCCTCACTCCAAGAGGAAATGTCACGACATGCCCCATTATATGGTGCTGGTCTGGAGGCTCTATCAATGAAAGAGTTGGAAACAATATCACGTATTCATGAAGAGGGCCTGAGACAGATCCATGCCCTTCAACAGCGTAAAGGGAGTCCAGCTGGGAGTCCTCTTTTGAGTCCCCATGCTCTCCCTCACAGCCATGGATTATATCCTTCTGCATCTGTGGGACTTCCTCCATCAATCATCCCAAATGGCGTAGGTATCCATAGCAACGGACATGTGAATGGTGCAGTAGGACCCTGGTTTAATCACCCTTGAATTCTTAGGTCATAGGATGTTATTCTTTTCGCGTTATTTCTTTGGCATTTTGGCTGGTAGAAGTGTTGGAGCAAGCAAGGATGTTGGGTAAAAAGGAGTACCTAAGGTTAGAAGGGTTGGGTGAAATTTTGCAAATGCCATACTCATTTGCGCCTACATTTTGAgggaaaaagagaagaaaaacaaaaatagttataGGCATTTTTTAGTTTCCACAGTTATATGTCACCGTTACTGCATAGCTTGGCCAAAGTGGTTGCATCTATTTTATCCTGGGCCAGATGTGAAGCACTGTAAGAAATCTCTATTGATAGCTTCTTTTAATACGTAATCAACAAAGAAAATCCTTACCCCCTTTGATTACTCTCATGTCTCAGTCTCTTAGATTATGCATTTCATGTAGGTCTTTTTTAGGGTAAATGTGGTGGCAGATCTTGACTAAAATTTTAGATGGGGCCATATTTATAATAAGTATTAGTAACAtttaatgtaaataaaaaatccGCATCTTGGCGTAGTGGTAAAAATCGCTACCTTTTACCTCACATGCACGGGTTCGATTCTTCTCATtccattttttcaataattaagTAATAAgaatgaatttttatacacCACCGACTTTTCTTG
Coding sequences within it:
- the LOC123899197 gene encoding uncharacterized protein LOC123899197, translating into MKHTSSEAVPSLSSVPSFTTDQSQPATSSSSSAAAAEDLTIGSRDGGSGQEAVVVDRRGEYSAVCRWTVKNFPKVKARSLWSKYFEVGGYDCRLLIYPKGDSQALPGYVSVYLQIMDPRGTSSKWECFASYRLAFVNVVDDSKTIHRDSWHRFSAKKKSHGWCDFTPASTIFDPKLGFLFNNDSVLVTADILILNESVNFTRDNNDLLSSSLSSSNSISSSVVVAPVSDVLSGKFTWKVHNFSLFKDMIKTQKIMSPVFPAGECNLRISVYQSSVNGVEYLSMCLESKDTDKNVVLSDRSCWCLFRMSVLNQKPGSNHMHRDSYGRFAADNKSGDNTSLGWNDYMKMSDFVGSDSGFVVDDTAVFSTSFHVIKEFSSFSKNGAVIGGRSGSGARKSDGHIGKFTWRIENFTRLKDLLKKRKITGLCIKSRRFQIGNRDCRLIVYPRGQSQPPCHLSVFLEVTDSRNTSSDWSCFVSHRLSVVNQRMEDKSVTKESQNRYSKAAKDWGWREFVTLTSLFDQDSGFLVQDTVIFSAEVLILKETSIMQDFTEHVSELNGSSSLLDSSGKRSSFTWKVENFLSFKEIMETRKIFSKFFQAGGCELRIGVYESFDTICIYLESDQAVGCDPDKNFWVRYRMAVVNQKNPAKTVWKESSICTKTWNNSVLQFMKVSDMLEADAGFLSRDTVVFVCEILDCCPWFDFSDLEVFASEDDQDALTTDPDEVIDSEDSEGLSGDEEDIFRNLLSRAGFHLTYGDNPSQPQVTLREKLLMDAGAIAGFLTGLRVYLDDPAKVKRLLLPTKLSGISDGKKATKADESSPSLMNLLMGVKVLQQAIIDLLLDIMVECCQPSEVGPVVDSVDECSKLSPDSSGNISPLERDNENRAVESAQVLVHDRLNSVVEESSSTSSAQSFDLNGNGIQEKALPGQPTCPPETGATVSENASFRSKTKWPEQSEELLGLIVNSLRALDGAVPQGCPEPRRRPQSAQKIALVLDKAPKHLQADLVALVPKLVEQSEHPQAAHALLERLQQPDAEPALRIPVFGALSQLECGSEVWERILFQSFALLTDSNDEPLVATIDFIFKAASQCQHLPEAVRSVRVRLKNLGLDVSPFVLDFLSKTINSWGDVAETILRDIDCDEDYGESCTALPCGIFLFGEHSAAATGLHMIDEQAFRASRHFSDIYILLEMLSIPCLAVEASQTFERAVARGAISAQSVALVLESLLSQRLNNNARPENFQHLDGATEEDACEQLVQRDDFTSILGLAETLALSRDLCVQEFVKLLYMIIFRWYANESYRGRMLKRLVDRATSTTDNGRGVDFDLDILVTLVCEEQEYIRPVLSMIRGVAELANVDRAALWHQLCASEDEIIRVREECKTEISNMAKEKATLSQKLSESEATNSRLKSEMKAEIDRFSREKKELTEQIQEVESQLEWHRSERDDEILKLSAEKKVLHDRLHDAETQLSQLKSRKRDELKKIVKEKNALTERLKNAEAARKRFDEELKRFATENVSREEIRQSLEDEVRRLTQTVGQTEGEKREKEEQVARCEAYIDGMESKLQACQQYIHTLEASLQEEMSRHAPLYGAGLEALSMKELETISRIHEEGLRQIHALQQRKGSPAGSPLLSPHALPHSHGLYPSASVGLPPSIIPNGVGIHSNGHVNGAVGPWFNHP